A single region of the Apus apus isolate bApuApu2 unplaced genomic scaffold, bApuApu2.pri.cur manual_scaffold_72_ctg1, whole genome shotgun sequence genome encodes:
- the LOC127396323 gene encoding ferritin, higher subunit-like — MDSQVRQNYHRDCEAAVNRMANMELHASYVYLSMASYFERDDVALPRLSRFLRAQSHEEREHAERLLRFQTRRGGRVLLHDVKKPERDAWGSALEALEAALELEKSVNQALLELHRLAGEKGDPHLCDFLESHYLDEQVKAIKALGDHLTNLRRLAGGPGPGGAPGGLAEYLFDRLSLEESS; from the exons ATGGACTCCCAGGTCCGCCAGAACTACCACCGCGACTGCGAGGCCGCCGTCAACCGCATGGCCAACATGGAGCTCCACGCCTCCTACGTCTACCTCTCCATG GCGTCCTACTTCGAGCGGGACGACGTGGCGCTGCCGCGGCTGAGCCGGTTCCTGCGGGCGCAGTCGCACGAGGAGCGGGAACACGCCGAGCGGCTCCTGCGCTTCCAGACGCGCCGCGGGGGCCGCGTGTTGCTGCACGACGTCAAG AAGCCGGAGCGCGACGCCTGGGGCTCCGCGCTGGAGGCGCTGGAGGCGGCGCTGGAGCTGGAGAAGTCGGTGAACCAGGCGCTGCTGGAGCTGCACCGCCTGGCTGGCGAGAAGGGGGACCCCCAC ctctgcGACTTCCTCGAGTCCCACTACCTGGATGAGCAGGTCAAGGCCATCAAGGCACTGGGCGACCACCTGACCAACCTGCGGCGCCTGGCAGGGGGgcccgggccggggggggccCCTGGGGGCCTGGCTGAGTACCTGTTCGACCGcctcagcctggaggagagcagCTGA
- the LOC127396322 gene encoding apoptosis regulator BAX-like isoform X2, which produces MEGQEDRGLLETSWGAGAQSISCIVRIGGALLRGFVHSLLQQEGGLPRPVSPEELGGGEEGGPEEPPVSSLRVAALRVWHRLSQDPEMDSLVGVLAGRPPLPALAEVSEQLFQDGINWGRVVVFFYFTYRVVLQALLGGRSLQAIMGWAVSFLQGRLSAWIRDQGGWGAFFSYSPPQPSRDP; this is translated from the exons atggaggggcaggaggacaggggGCTCCTGGAGACCTCGTGGGGGGCAG GCGCCCAGAGCATCTCCTGCATCGTGCGGATCGGGGGGGCCCTGCTGCGGGG ctttgtgcactccctgctgcagcaggaaggggggctgccccggcccgtGTCccctgaggagctgggggggggcgAGGAGGGGGGGCCCGAGGAGCCCCCCGTGTCCTCCCTGCGAGTGGCCGCCCTCCGGGTCTGGCACCGCCTGAGCCAGGACCCCGAGATGGACAG cctggTGGGGGTCCTGGCCGGCCGcccccccctgcctgccctggccgAGGTCTCGGAGCAGCTTTTCCAGGACGGGATCAACTGGGGCCGGGTCGTGGTTTTCTTCTACTTCACCTACAGGGTGGTCCTGCAG GCGCTGTTGGGGGGCCGCTCCCTCCAGGCCATCATGGGCTGGGCCGTGTCCTTCCTGCAGGGGCGTCTCTCCGCCTGGATTCGGGACCAGGGGGGCTGG GGTGCTTTCTTCAGCTACAGCCCTCCCCAACCCAGCCGGGACCCCTGA
- the LOC127396322 gene encoding apoptosis regulator BAX-like isoform X1, producing the protein MWWWWWRFGSRLGGGVCEGGGPPPLPPFSALCSSPPGAQSISCIVRIGGALLRGFVHSLLQQEGGLPRPVSPEELGGGEEGGPEEPPVSSLRVAALRVWHRLSQDPEMDSLVGVLAGRPPLPALAEVSEQLFQDGINWGRVVVFFYFTYRVVLQALLGGRSLQAIMGWAVSFLQGRLSAWIRDQGGWGAFFSYSPPQPSRDP; encoded by the exons atgtggtggtggtggtggaggttTGGGTCCCGtctgggggggggtgtgtgtgaaGGTGGTggtcccccccccctcccccctttctctgctctgtgttCCTCCCCCCCAGGCGCCCAGAGCATCTCCTGCATCGTGCGGATCGGGGGGGCCCTGCTGCGGGG ctttgtgcactccctgctgcagcaggaaggggggctgccccggcccgtGTCccctgaggagctgggggggggcgAGGAGGGGGGGCCCGAGGAGCCCCCCGTGTCCTCCCTGCGAGTGGCCGCCCTCCGGGTCTGGCACCGCCTGAGCCAGGACCCCGAGATGGACAG cctggTGGGGGTCCTGGCCGGCCGcccccccctgcctgccctggccgAGGTCTCGGAGCAGCTTTTCCAGGACGGGATCAACTGGGGCCGGGTCGTGGTTTTCTTCTACTTCACCTACAGGGTGGTCCTGCAG GCGCTGTTGGGGGGCCGCTCCCTCCAGGCCATCATGGGCTGGGCCGTGTCCTTCCTGCAGGGGCGTCTCTCCGCCTGGATTCGGGACCAGGGGGGCTGG GGTGCTTTCTTCAGCTACAGCCCTCCCCAACCCAGCCGGGACCCCTGA
- the LOC127396322 gene encoding apoptosis regulator BAX-like isoform X3, whose translation MWWWWWRFGSRLGGGVCEGGGPPPLPPFSALCSSPPGAQSISCIVRIGGALLRGFVHSLLQQEGGLPRPVSPEELGGGEEGGPEEPPVSSLRVAALRVWHRLSQDPEMDSLVGVLAGRPPLPALAEVSEQLFQDGINWGRVVVFFYFTYRVVLQGAFFSYSPPQPSRDP comes from the exons atgtggtggtggtggtggaggttTGGGTCCCGtctgggggggggtgtgtgtgaaGGTGGTggtcccccccccctcccccctttctctgctctgtgttCCTCCCCCCCAGGCGCCCAGAGCATCTCCTGCATCGTGCGGATCGGGGGGGCCCTGCTGCGGGG ctttgtgcactccctgctgcagcaggaaggggggctgccccggcccgtGTCccctgaggagctgggggggggcgAGGAGGGGGGGCCCGAGGAGCCCCCCGTGTCCTCCCTGCGAGTGGCCGCCCTCCGGGTCTGGCACCGCCTGAGCCAGGACCCCGAGATGGACAG cctggTGGGGGTCCTGGCCGGCCGcccccccctgcctgccctggccgAGGTCTCGGAGCAGCTTTTCCAGGACGGGATCAACTGGGGCCGGGTCGTGGTTTTCTTCTACTTCACCTACAGGGTGGTCCTGCAG GGTGCTTTCTTCAGCTACAGCCCTCCCCAACCCAGCCGGGACCCCTGA